Proteins from one Tetrapisispora phaffii CBS 4417 chromosome 8, complete genome genomic window:
- the TPHA0H00110 gene encoding aldo-keto reductase superfamily protein produces the protein MSLVQQVRFGNTGLKISPIIIGCMTFGKKEWSDWIVSDKEEVFRLLKYCYDKGLRTYDTANTYSNGVSEQLLGEFLKRYNIRRETVVIMSKLFFPADDSLPDFQLTNGFKDEEEKLHLINQFGLNRRNVIESAKQSVERLGTYMDVLQIHRCDRETPFEETMRALNDVVNAGYTKYIGASLMRATEFAEMQFIAEKHDWHKFVNVQSLHNLIYREDERELIPFTKKHGIALTPYSPLQKGYLAKPYGTKTVRNTTDKHMLRIKIDNMRDSDKEIISRVEKVSKDKKVSMAEVSLAWLIQQGCNPIVGVSSTERVDEAIRALDVKLTEEETKFLEEPYQPQPQLLM, from the coding sequence atGTCTTTAGTTCAACAAGTAAGATTTGGTAACACTGGTTTGAAGATCTCTCCAATTATCATTGGGTGCATGACCTTTGGTAAAAAAGAGTGGTCCGATTGGATCGTCTCAGACAAAGAAGAAGTGTTCAGACTATTGAAATACTGTTACGACAAAGGTTTACGTACTTACGACACAGCTAACACTTATTCTAATGGTGTTAGTGAGCAATTGTTGGGTGAATTTTTGAAACGCTACAACATCAGAAGAGAAACGGTCGTTATTATGTCGAAATTGTTCTTCCCAGCGGACGATTCCTTGCCAGATTTCCAATTGACGAATGGTTTCAAAGATGAGGAAGAGAAGCTACACTTGATTAACCAGTTCGGTTTGAATCGTAGAAATGTCATTGAAAGTGCTAAACAATCCGTCGAGAGATTAGGTACTTACATGGACGTTTTACAAATTCATAGATGTGACAGAGAAACTCCATTCGAAGAAACTATGAGAGCTTTGAATGATGTCGTCAATGCTGGTTACACAAAATACATCGGTGCTTCTTTAATGAGGGCTACTGAGTTTGCTGAAATGCAATTCATTGCTGAAAAACATGACTGGCACAAATTTGTTAATGTTCAATCGTTACACAACTTAATATACCGTGAGGATGAAAGAGAACTAATCCCATTCACAAAGAAGCATGGTATCGCTTTGACACCTTACTCACCATTGCAAAAAGGTTATCTAGCCAAGCCATATGGTACTAAGACTGTCAGAAATACTACTGATAAGCACATGTTGAGAATTAAAATCGACAATATGAGGGACTCAGACAAAGAAATCATCAGTCGTGTCGAAAAAGTCTCTAAAGATAAAAAGGTTTCCATGGCTGAAGTGTCTTTAGCGTGGTTAATTCAACAAGGTTGCAATCCAATTGTTGGTGTAAGTTCCACCGAAAGAGTTGATGAAGCCATTAGAGCTCTAGATGTGAAATTGACAGAAGAGG